GCGGCGAGTTGCGGCTCGTGCCGGAGGACATCGACCGTCTGGAACAGGCCGTCACTGACGGCACTCTGCCCCAATGCGACGGCGGCTTTTTCTACGGCCACCAGTTTCAGGACGAACAGGCGCAAGACTATCGCGCGTATGATCTGGATTTCTGTGCATGGGCGCGGGCCGAAGTGCAGGCCGGATCAACCGTGGTCTATTCCTGCTGGTGGTAACCCGACAGCGCCTCAGAGACGCCCTGAGCGTCTTCGGCCCCTTACCCCACCCTTTACCACCCACAGGCCTTTCTGCGCCGCCCAGAGGGCGCAGGGCGGCCCCTGTCCATCCAAACCGAAAGGAGACTTCCCCATGACCAAGCAAGACCCAATCCCCACCGATACAGGCAGCATCGAACTGGTGCCGCTGGACGCCCTCACGCTCTCGGACCTCAATCCGCGCAAGAGCGTCTCGGATGCCCATATCGATACGCTTGCGGCCAGTATCGCCCGCTTCGGACTGATCCAGAACCTTGCAGGCCTGCGCACAAAGAAAGGCCGCGTCGAGATCGTCGCGGGCGGATGCCGCCTGCGGGCATTGCAGAAGATCGCCGCCGAGGCCGAAACCCCGGCCCCGGTCACCGTCCCGGTGCGCATCACCGAAGATGCCGAGGAAGCCGCCATCTGGGCCAATGCCGAAAATGCCGCGCGTGAAGCCCTGACCCCGGCGGATGAAATCCGCGCCTTTGGAGCAATGACGGCCAAGGGCGCGACGGTGCCCGATATCGCGCTGGCCTTCGCCACCAGCGAGGCCCGCGTCTATCAGCGGCTGGCCCTTGCCGCCCTGCCCGCTCCGGTCATTGACGCGCTTGCCGCAGGCGAGATCACCCTCGGCGCGGCCAAGGCCTTCACCCTGTCGGAGGATGCGGCGTTGACGCTCGCGCTTCTCGAGCAGATCAAGGGGCAGCCGATCTCGGAGGCGCAGCTGAAATCCGCGCTCACCCCCGAAGCGGTGACCGGCAGTGATCGGCGCGCGCTCTTTGTCGGCCAAGAGGCCTATGAGGCCGCAGGCGGCGCGATTACGCGGGACCTGTTTTCGCAGGCGGTCTATTTCACCGATCCGGCTCTGCTGGATGATCTCTTTGACGAACGGCTCGAGGCGGCCCGTGCCGCGTTGGTGGCGGATGCGGGCTGGCTCTGGGCCGAGGCCAAACGCGAGCCATGGCTCAACTACTATGAAATCGACCAAGCCAAGCTGACACGGCTCTACCCGGTCGAGGGCGATCTGAGCGACGCGGAGGCCGAGGATTACGACCGGCTGGCCGAGATGTGCGAGGCGGGTGTGCTCGACGCGGACGGCGAGGCGCGGCTGGCCGATCTGCAATCCACCCTCGACGGCTCATACACCGAAGATCAGAAGCGCGTCTCCGGTTGTCTTATCCTTGTAAATCAATCGGGTGAGGTGGAGATCACCGCCGGTCTGGTGCGCCCCGAAAACAAGGACGTGGCCCTCGCGGCGGGCGTTCTTACAGCCCCCGACCGCCCTGCCCCCGCGCCGAAATCGCCCTACTCCCAGAAACTGAGGACCGACATGCAGGCGATCCGGCTGGCGGCGGTGCAATCGGCCCTTCTGGCCAAGCCGGACCTTGTGCTCGATCTTCTGGCCTTCGGCCTGTCGGAAGCCTCCGGGTCGTTCGAAAGCCTCTTTGATCTGCGCCTCGGACGTCCCAACAACGTCCCGAGCATCGAGGATGGGTTTGACCGTGAGCCGCGGCTTGATCACGGTCTCGACCCGACCGCCGCGTGGCAGACCGGTACCCGTGTCGATGATCTGGAGGAGGCCTTCGCCGCCTTTCGGGCCAGCGGCAAGAAGGCCCGCAACGCGGTCCTCACCGAAGCTTTCGCGCGCGCCCTACCCGATCAGGCCGGGGACGAAGGTTTCTTTGCAGCCATCGCCGCCGAGGCCAAGGCCGATATCCGTGCCCACTGGACGCCCACGGCGGAGAATTTCTTTTCGCGCGTCTCCGCCGGGGTGCTGACCGACCTGCTCTGCACCTTCCTCGACTGCGATACCCGCGACGCGCGCGTGGTGTCCTTCGGCAAGCTCAAGAAGGCGGAAAAGGCCGAGAAGCTGGAAAAGCTGATCGGCGATGCAACCACGCAGAAACTCATGGGGCTGACCTCCGAGCAGAAAGACGAGCTGGCGATCTGGGTCCCGGATTGCCTCTGAGCCTTCCTTCGTGGGAAGACCACCTGGCCCCGCTCCGGCGGGGTCTTTTTTTGCTCCGGCCAGCGCGGGTACGGGATGGAGCAAAATTGTCCGGCGGCGGGGCAGAGGAATGCCCCCTGCCCCGCCGCCGGACCGGCGCTGCCCGCGCGGGGGTCGCTGCGCGACGGGAGGTACCGGGGAAACACTCAGGGGGGGTCGTCAGGACCGTTGGGCGTGGAGTGGCCACTTGCGGCAGCTCCGGGGCGTGCCGTTGCAGCCAATGGATCGCCCCGGTGGCCCATGTGGCTGGGCGGGAGCCTGACACCCGGCGCGCCGGGCATGGCGCTGAGACAGGTGGCCTGCCCGCTGCGACCTGTGCCGAAACCCTGATTGATATCTCACGGGATCGCCTTGGCGCTAAGCCTGAGTGCAGCGGCCTCTAAGGTTTACGGCATCGGGCCCATGGCGATGACCGGTGCCGGAGCCAGGCTAGCAAGTTCCCGGGCGAGAGGCGGGATGGCGTGCTGTTCTTGCGTTCCGGCGACATGCGTT
This genomic stretch from Roseobacter litoralis Och 149 harbors:
- a CDS encoding ParB/RepB/Spo0J family partition protein is translated as MTKQDPIPTDTGSIELVPLDALTLSDLNPRKSVSDAHIDTLAASIARFGLIQNLAGLRTKKGRVEIVAGGCRLRALQKIAAEAETPAPVTVPVRITEDAEEAAIWANAENAAREALTPADEIRAFGAMTAKGATVPDIALAFATSEARVYQRLALAALPAPVIDALAAGEITLGAAKAFTLSEDAALTLALLEQIKGQPISEAQLKSALTPEAVTGSDRRALFVGQEAYEAAGGAITRDLFSQAVYFTDPALLDDLFDERLEAARAALVADAGWLWAEAKREPWLNYYEIDQAKLTRLYPVEGDLSDAEAEDYDRLAEMCEAGVLDADGEARLADLQSTLDGSYTEDQKRVSGCLILVNQSGEVEITAGLVRPENKDVALAAGVLTAPDRPAPAPKSPYSQKLRTDMQAIRLAAVQSALLAKPDLVLDLLAFGLSEASGSFESLFDLRLGRPNNVPSIEDGFDREPRLDHGLDPTAAWQTGTRVDDLEEAFAAFRASGKKARNAVLTEAFARALPDQAGDEGFFAAIAAEAKADIRAHWTPTAENFFSRVSAGVLTDLLCTFLDCDTRDARVVSFGKLKKAEKAEKLEKLIGDATTQKLMGLTSEQKDELAIWVPDCL